From Oncorhynchus keta strain PuntledgeMale-10-30-2019 chromosome 25, Oket_V2, whole genome shotgun sequence, one genomic window encodes:
- the klhl22 gene encoding kelch-like protein 22 yields MAGDGELNQMGSPTSSSGQCGRQTYRSCAHSRSLLDGLFGLRQGGILFDVVLMVEGKPIQAHRILLAAACDYFRGMFAGGLRETQLTEIPVHGVTYTAMTKLLDFIYTSELELDLDNVQEVLVAATLVQIEEVIGFCCDFLFSWLDDSNILEVDKLADVYGLQQLGAKVHSYILRNIQTFSRTEVYRQLPPEKVLSVLSSDELEVSSENEVYEAALHYHYSPEQVETDQVSLQDNLRMLEAVRFCLMDKQVLQRLFGRLNQCPLKDFVAAALRYHEQELWQPILQGPLTQPRSNFNCILGFGGMFSSGSLTESEELFQVYHPSWGEWRTLTAAQAPRMSNQGIAVLNNFVYLIGGDKNTSGFRAETRCWRYDPRHNIWCSIKPLQQQHADHCVCVLDGHIYAIGGRDYSNELECVERYDPHTNTWEYVAALKREVYAHAGAVLDGKMYVTCGRRGMAYLRETYCYDPQHNQWAECAEGPVERAWHGMAAVNGRVYVIGGSNDERGYRRDVLQVACYSPADNSWSVMTPLPAGHGEPGVAVLGSLIYILGGRSHDKSNRMKYVHVYNTEADLWESGTAFEDRISGLAACVVLLSRAVIDQAKNWEQRTKASWEEVDLDNSED; encoded by the exons ATGGCCGGTGATGGGGAGCTGAACCAAATGGGGAGCCCCACCAGCTCATCTGGCCAATGTGGCCGCCAGACATATCGAAGTTGTGCCCATTCCCGCAGCCTGTTGGATGGGCTGTTTGGCTTGAGGCAGGGTGGCATCCTGTTTGACGTAGTACTCATGGTGGAGGGCAAGCCCATCCAAGCCCATCGTATCCTCCTGGCTGCTGCATGTGACTACTTCAG AGGGATGTTTGCTGGAGGTCTCAGAGAGACGCAGCTGACAGAGATTCCAGTGCATGGGGTGACCTACACTGCCATGACCAAACTTCTGGACTTCATCTACACATCGGAGCTTGAGCTAGACCTGGACAACGTGCAGGAGGTCCTGGTTGCTGCCACTCTTGTACAG ATTGAGGAGGTTATTGGCTTTTGCTGTGACTTCCTCTTTTCCTGGCTGGATGACAGCAACATCTTGGAAGTTGACAAGCTGGCTGATGTGTATGGGCTGCAGCAGCTGGGGGCCAAGGTGCACTCCTACATCCTGAGGAACATTCAGACGTTCTCTCGCACAGAGGTGTACCGCCAGCTTCCCCCAGAGAAGGTCCTCAGTGTGCTGAGCAGTGACGAGCTGGAGGTCAGCTCAGAGAACGAGGTGTACGAGGCAGCTTTGCACTACCACTACAGCCCAGAGCAGGTGGAGACAGACCAGGTGTCCCTCCAG gaCAATCTGAGGATGCTCGAGGCAGTGCGTTTCTGCCTCATGGACAAACAGGTGTTGCAGAGACTGTTTGGGCGGCTGAATCAGTGTCCACTGAAGGACTTTGTGGCAGCTGCACTGCGTTACCACGAGCAGGAGCTTTGGCAGCCCATCCTGCAGGGCCCCCTCACCCAGCCCCGTTCCAACTTCAACTGCATCCTTGGCTTCGGAGGTATGTTCTCCTCTGGCTCACTGACTGAGAGCGAAGAATTGTTCCAGGTCTATCACCCTAGCTGGGGTGAGTGGAGGACACTCACGGCTGCTCAAGCCCCCCGCATGTCCAACCAAGGTATCGCTGTGCTGAACAACTTTGTCTATCTGATTGGGGGAGACAAGAACACCAGTGGCTTTCGTGCAGAGACTCGCTGCTGGAG ATATGACCCTCGCCACAACATCTGGTGCTCCATCAAGCCCCTGCAGCAGCAGCATGcagaccactgtgtgtgtgtgctggacgGACACATCTACGCTATTGGGGGGCGTGACTACAGCAATGAACTGGAGTGTGTAGAACGCTACgacccacacaccaacacctgggaATATGTGGCAGCCCTCAAGAGAGAG GTGTATGCACACGCCGGAGCAGTCTTGGATGGCAAGATGTACGTCACATGTGGGCGGCGGGGAATGGCGTACCTGAGAGAGACATACTGTTATGACCCCCAGCACAACCAGTGGGCAGAGTGTGCAGAGGGGCCGGTGGAGCGGGCATGGCATGGTATGGCTGCTGTCAATGGACGGGTCTATGTCATTGGTGGCAGCAATGATGAGCGAGGGTACCGCCGAGATGTTCTCCAG GTGGCATGCTACAGCCCAGCAGATAACTCTTGGTCTGTGATGACTCCTCTACCAGCTGGTCATGGGGAGCCTGGTGTGGCAGTACTCGGCAGCCTCATCTACATACTTGGTGGGCGCTCTCATGACAAGAGCAACCGTATGAAATACGTGCATGTGTATAACACAGAGGCAGACCTCTGGGAGAGTGGGACAGCATTTGAGGATCGTATCTCCGGCCTGGCAGCCTGCGTGGTGCTCCTCTCCCGTGCTGTGATTGATCAAGCCAAGAACTGGGAGCAGCGCACCAAGGCATCCTGGGAGGAGGTGGATTTGGACAACtctgaggactga
- the LOC118357854 gene encoding T-box-containing protein TBX6L, translating into MTDKQSLFLLNFLVSFQWNKEKWEVAGKAEPQPPCRTYLHPDSPAPGSHWMKQTVSFLKLKLTNNTLDQHGHIILHSMHRYHPRFHIVQADDMYSVRWSVFQTFTFPETSFTSVTAYQNTKITKLKIDHNPFAKGFRDEGTNTKRRANRNPACPENKAKKMDCLSRESDEDSPPDFPRSSFEGYEGEQAELPKTKEEEVVKEERYSPWGPEREHGHHVRTDSPPGPDAREMYNAEQLVPAPASYQPYRFHEYGKSPSPSSSVGSSNGGSGRASFESRVSDVATVPEHEASKPSTHEIGPSSCGTQPSAGHHQDYTGVLNMAQAGKPGVLSHHIYTPYSTEQTLGQWSGPSPVQYPPPHHLPSDYSTPAVHHGYHHGNVAEWSQYPLFSYSCW; encoded by the exons ATGACAGATAAACAAAGTTTGTTTTTACTCAATTTCTTGGTCTCCTTCCAGTGGAATAAAGAGAAATGGGAAGTGGCTGGAAAAGCAGAGCCACAGCCCCCTTGCCGGACGTACCTGCATCCAGACTCTCCAGCCCCTGGGAGCCACTGGATGAAACAGACCGTGTCCTTCCTCAAGCTCAAGCTTACCAACAACACCCTAGACCAACATGGCCAT ATCATTTTGCACTCCATGCATCGCTACCACCCGCGCTTCCACATTGTCCAGGCAGACGACATGTACAGTGTACGCTGGAGTGTATTCCAGACCTTTACCTTCCCCGAGACCTCCTTCACCTCCGTCACTGCTTACCAGAACACTAAG ATAACCAAGCTGAAAATCGACCACAACCCATTTGCGAAAGGCTTTAGAGACGAAGGAACTAATACGAAAAG GCGCGctaacagaaacccagcctgccCAGAGAATAAAGCAAAGAAAATGGATTGTCTAAGCAGAGAGTCAGATGAGGACAGTCCTCCTG ACTTCCCCAGGTCATCATTTGAAGGATATGAAGGAGAGCAAGCAGAACTCCCCAAAACCAAAGAGGAGGAAGTGGTGAAAGAGGAACGCTACTCCCCCTGGGGGCCTGAGAGGGAGCATGGCCACCACGTCCGGACAGATTCACCCCCTGGACCTGACGCCAGAGAAATGTACAATGCAGAGCAGCTAGTACCAGCCCCAGCTTCATACCAGCCTTACAG GTTCCATGAATACGGGaagtctccatctccctcctccagcGTAGGCAGCAGCAACGGGGGTTCTGGACGCGCCAGCTTTGAGTCCAGAGTCTCTGATGTAGCCACAGTCCCAGAGCATGAGGCCTCCAAGCCCTCTACCCATGAGATCGGACCATCTTCCTGTGGCACCCAGCCCTCTGCAGGACATCACCAGGACTACACAGGGGTGCTCAACATGGCCCAGGCAGGCAAGCCAGGGGTCCTCAGCCACCACATTTACACCCCTTACAGCACCGAGCAGACCCTGGGCCAGTGGAGCGGCCCCAGCCCCGTCCAGTACCCTCCCCCTCACCACCTGCCCTCTGACTACAGTACCCCGGCTGTGCACCACGGATATCACCATGGCAATGTGGCTGAGTGGAGCCAGTACCCACTCTTCTCTTACTCGTGCTGGTGA